One Luteolibacter flavescens DNA window includes the following coding sequences:
- a CDS encoding class I SAM-dependent methyltransferase, giving the protein MSIPRKRPQYQAKKTWQRSGPPMPKKHARSSGTTEQGWDQVAGWYDKLVGDKGSDYHRNVILPAAMRLLAPKPGERVLDLCCGQGVLIPILLEAKVGHVTGVDASPRLIESAGARFRGEKRVELMVADACAPGPWADGSHDAAACIMAVHDVPDLPAMARQLAAALKPGGRFVAIFMHPCFRIPQQAHWGWDEGRKLQYRRVDRYGVPQEIPIVTHPGQGGGDTTTFYHRPIGEVLTAFGQAGLAITVCEELYSHRRSQPGPRAKGENRAVKEFPVFLAVSCVRLP; this is encoded by the coding sequence ATGTCAATTCCCCGCAAACGCCCGCAGTACCAAGCCAAGAAAACGTGGCAGCGTTCAGGCCCGCCGATGCCGAAGAAGCACGCGCGCTCTTCCGGCACCACCGAACAAGGCTGGGACCAGGTGGCCGGGTGGTATGACAAGCTCGTCGGCGACAAGGGCTCGGACTACCACCGCAACGTCATCCTCCCCGCCGCGATGCGCCTGCTTGCTCCCAAGCCGGGCGAAAGGGTCCTCGATCTCTGCTGCGGGCAGGGCGTCCTGATCCCCATCCTGCTGGAGGCAAAGGTGGGTCATGTCACCGGCGTCGATGCCTCGCCGCGGCTCATCGAGTCCGCGGGTGCGCGCTTTCGCGGTGAAAAGCGTGTCGAGCTCATGGTCGCCGATGCCTGTGCCCCCGGGCCGTGGGCCGATGGCTCGCACGATGCCGCCGCGTGCATCATGGCCGTGCACGATGTGCCGGACCTTCCCGCCATGGCCCGCCAGCTCGCCGCCGCGCTCAAGCCCGGCGGGCGCTTCGTCGCCATCTTCATGCATCCCTGCTTCCGCATCCCGCAGCAGGCGCACTGGGGCTGGGACGAAGGACGGAAGCTGCAATACCGCCGCGTCGATCGCTACGGCGTCCCGCAGGAGATCCCCATCGTCACCCACCCCGGGCAAGGGGGAGGGGACACCACCACCTTCTACCACCGCCCCATTGGCGAAGTCCTCACCGCCTTCGGCCAAGCCGGACTCGCCATCACCGTCTGCGAGGAACTCTACAGCCACCGCCGCTCCCAACCGGGGCCTAGGGCGAAGGGCGAGAACCGGGCCGTGAAAGAGTTTCCGGTGTTTCTGGCGGTGTCGTGCGTCAGGTTGCCGTGA